ACCGCCATCAGCCAGGGACTTCTCACCCGTGTCGTCATCCCGGGTGTGGGCGAGCGCCGCACGGCCGTGATGGGCCTCGTGTGCGCGTTCTGTGCCTACGTGGTCTTCGCGTTCGCGTCGCGGGGGTGGATGATGTTCGCAGGTATGAGCGCGTGGCTGATGGCGGGGCTGGTGTATCCGTCCATGCAGGCCATCATGTCGCAGCAGGTGCCGGCCAACGCGCAGGGCGAGCTGCAGGGCGCGGTGGCCAGCCTGTACAGCCTGGCCGCGGTGATCGGTCCGCCACTGATGACGCAACTCTTCGGCCGCTTCTCCGCTGACGGTGCGCCCATCCACTTTCCAGGTGCGGCGTTCCTGTGCGCTGCTTCCCTGATGGCGGTGAGCGGCGTACTGCTGGTGCGCGCCATCCGGCGCGGAGCCGCCCGCGAACGGGTCCGCACGCCGGCGGCCACAACCGTGGAACCCGCGGTTCCCATGGAGACGAAACCCGTTTGAAGATGACATGGCAGGAAGTCGGTGACGCAGATCCCGTTAACCGTTCGAACAGGAGGGTCGCATGATATCCGCAGTGTCTCTCTGGCTTCCGATTCTGGTTTCCGCGGTGATCGTGTTCGTTGCGAGTTCGGTCATCCATATGCTGCTGCCGTTCCATCGTGGCGACATGCGGGGGCTTCCCAACGAAGCGGAGGCCCTGGAGTCGTTTCGCAAGGCGGGAATCCCGGCCGGCGACTACGTGTTTCCGTACGCCGGTTCAATGGAGGCGATGAAGGACCCGGACTACGTGGCGCGCTATGCCAAGGGCCCCGTCGGTTTCCTGACGCTGCTTCCGGGTGGTCCCATCACCATGACCGGCAGCCTTGTGATGTGGTTTGTCTACTCCGTCGTGGTCAGTCTCTTTGCGGGGTACGTGGCGGGTGCGGCACTGACGCCAGACACCCATTACCTGCAGGTGTTTCGTGTTGTCGGCGCCACCGCCTTCATGGGCTACTCGATGGCGCTGCTGCAGAATTCCATCTGGTACAAGCGCAACTGGGGCGCCACGTTCCGGTCGGTCATCGACGGATTCGTGTACGCGCTGCTCACCGCCGGCACCTTCGGCTGGCTGTGGCCGCGCTGATCGCCTGACCCGGTGGCCCCCGAGTGCCCCGGAGGGGCGCTCGGGGGCGTCGCCAGGCAATTTCGCAGCAAGTAGTTTGAAATCTATGCAAATCTAAGCGCTTGTATCGCACAACCTGCTGTAAAATAAGTTAGTTAGACCTCTTTGTGCTTCCATTCACATTGAATTCAGACTAAACTATCCTATGAATGTGAGGCGGACTTCGGGGCGCCTGCCAGGTCCCCCGCCGCCGCCAGACACCATGAATAACTTCTCTCGCACGCTGCAATCTCATCACTGCGCCCGCGCGCTTGCCATCGCGACAGCAGCCGTATTTGCTCTTGGCGGCCCGGTGCGCGCGCAGGATCCGGCGATCGATCTCGACCACGGCTGCATCGGCTGGGAGCCGGGTTCGCAGTTCGCCCATCCCCAGGGAAT
This region of Candidatus Krumholzibacteriia bacterium genomic DNA includes:
- a CDS encoding MFS transporter, whose product is TAISQGLLTRVVIPGVGERRTAVMGLVCAFCAYVVFAFASRGWMMFAGMSAWLMAGLVYPSMQAIMSQQVPANAQGELQGAVASLYSLAAVIGPPLMTQLFGRFSADGAPIHFPGAAFLCAASLMAVSGVLLVRAIRRGAARERVRTPAATTVEPAVPMETKPV